The following coding sequences are from one Sciurus carolinensis chromosome 11, mSciCar1.2, whole genome shotgun sequence window:
- the LOC124959579 gene encoding olfactory receptor 51L1, with translation MVVWNNSNAVEPMFILKGFPGLEYVHSWLSIPFCLAYFVACVGNVTILSVVWIESSLHQPMYYFLSILAITDLGMSMSTLPTMLAVLWFDAQEIQASACYAQLFFIHTFTFLESSVLLAMAFDRFVAICRPLHYSTILTNSIIGKIGLACLLRSMGVVLPTPLLLRRYDYCHVNALSHAFCLHQDVLKLSCSNARINSVYGLCVVIVTLGMDSVFILLSYILILNAVLGIASHEERLKALNTCVSHICVVLIFFVPVIGVSMVHRFGKHLSPIVHILMADIYLLLPPVLNPVVYSVRTKQIRLGILRKFRLGRRL, from the coding sequence ATGGTAGTCTGGAACAACAGTAATGCTGTGGAGCCTATGTTTATCCTGAAGGGCTTTCCTGGACTGGAGTATGTTCATTCCTGGCTCTCAATTCCATTCTGTCTTGCATATTTTGTAGCATGTGTTGGAAATGTTACCATCCTCTCTGTTGTTTGGATAGAGTCCTCACTCCATCAGCCCATGTATTACTTCCTTTCCATCTTGGCAATAACTGACCTGGGTATGTCCATGTCCACACTTCCCACGATGCTTGCTGTGCTCTGGTTCGATGCTCAGGAAATCCAGGCAAGTGCTTGCTATGCCCAGCTGTTCTTCATCCACACATTCACATTTCTGGAGTCCTCAGTGCTGCTGGCTATGGCCTTTGACCGTTTTGTTGCTATTTGCCGTCCACTGCACTATTCCACCATCCTCACCAACAGTATAATTGGGAAGATTGGTTTGGCCTGCTTGCTACGCAGCATGGGAGTTGTACTGCCCACACCTTTGCTACTGAGACGCTATGACTACTGCCATGTCAATGCCCTCTCCCATGCCTTCTGTTTGCACCAAGATGTTCTGAAATTATCCTGTTCAAATGCCAGGATCAATAGTGTTTATGGACTGTGTGTGGTCATTGTCACACTAGGTATGGATTCAGTCTTTATACTTCTTTCCTATATTCTGATTCTGAATGCTGTTCTGGGTATCGCCTCTCATGAAGAGCGGCTGAAGGCACTGAACACTTGTGTATCCCATATCTGTGTGGTGCTCATCTTCTTTGTGCCAGTAATTGGGGTGTCAATGGTCCATCGCTTTGGGAAGCATCTGTCTCCCATCGTCCACATCCTCATGGCTGACATCTACCTGCTTCTTCCCCCAGTGCTTAATCCTGTCGTTTACAGTGTCAGGACCAAACAGATTCGTCTAGGCATTCTCCGCAAGTTTAGACTAGGGAGGAGGCTGTAA